In one window of Mucilaginibacter auburnensis DNA:
- a CDS encoding lysophospholipid acyltransferase family protein, translated as MKILLRKLHCYLYVASVGVTYALSFPLLYALSRNPRNYKYVNMIRRVWAFVSSALVGIFYRVKYEKPIDWSRTYIICSNHTSNLDISAMTQLVKSNHHCFMGKEELLHNFITRLFFKTVDIPVNRESKISSYRAFKKASEALSNGTSVIIFPEGRIPDEYPPVLYDFKNGPFRLAIELKVPIIPVTSLNTWQILWDTGLEHGSKPGICNIFVHEPIETAQLTLDDADALRDNVHAIIEQTLNRK; from the coding sequence ATGAAAATACTTTTGAGGAAGTTGCACTGCTATTTATATGTAGCTTCTGTAGGTGTAACCTATGCCTTATCCTTTCCTTTATTATACGCGCTGTCGCGCAATCCCCGCAATTATAAATACGTAAACATGATTCGTCGTGTTTGGGCCTTTGTGAGCTCGGCACTGGTGGGTATTTTTTACCGCGTTAAGTATGAAAAGCCTATAGACTGGAGCCGTACTTATATTATCTGTTCCAACCATACTTCCAATTTGGACATTAGCGCTATGACGCAACTGGTTAAAAGCAACCATCATTGCTTTATGGGCAAGGAAGAGTTGCTGCATAACTTTATTACCAGACTATTCTTTAAAACAGTTGATATACCGGTTAACCGTGAAAGTAAAATATCATCTTACCGCGCGTTTAAAAAAGCTTCGGAGGCTTTGTCTAATGGAACGTCTGTAATAATTTTTCCTGAAGGACGTATTCCGGATGAATATCCTCCGGTGTTATACGATTTTAAAAACGGGCCATTCAGACTGGCTATTGAGCTGAAAGTGCCCATCATCCCCGTAACTTCATTAAATACCTGGCAAATTTTGTGGGATACCGGCTTAGAGCATGGTAGTAAACCCGGTATTTGTAATATATTTGTGCATGAGCCCATAGAAACGGCTCAGTTAACTTTGGATGATGCAGATGCACTTAGAGATAATGTGCATGCTATTATTGAACAAACTTTAAATAGAAAATGA
- the gatC gene encoding Asp-tRNA(Asn)/Glu-tRNA(Gln) amidotransferase subunit GatC — protein MNIDRETVDKIAHLARLDLAENDKQEMIGDMNRILDFMAKLNEVDTSGVEPLVYMSNEVNVFREDVVKHDITTEQALENAPKHNDQYFMVAKVIG, from the coding sequence ATGAATATTGACAGGGAAACCGTTGACAAGATAGCTCACCTGGCTCGTCTTGACCTAGCTGAGAACGACAAACAGGAAATGATTGGCGACATGAACCGAATTCTGGATTTCATGGCAAAATTAAATGAGGTAGATACATCTGGCGTTGAACCGTTGGTATATATGTCAAACGAGGTGAATGTTTTTAGGGAAGATGTTGTAAAACATGACATTACAACCGAACAAGCCCTTGAAAACGCCCCTAAACACAACGATCAATACTTTATGGTGGCCAAGGTTATCGGATAA
- the kdsB gene encoding 3-deoxy-manno-octulosonate cytidylyltransferase: protein MNILGIIPARYASSRFPGKPLVDIAGKSMIQRVYEQAGKCADLTDVIVATDDDRIFDHVINFGGKAIMTADYHQSGTDRCAQVAAIHKDYDVIINIQGDEPYIEPEQISKLAACFEAPDAQIATLIKRIKTEHELHNPNSPKVVVNKLNEAVYFSRSALPHIRGEQPENWLEFFAYYKHIGIYGYRADILQQITKLEVSSLEKAEALEQLRWIENGYRIKVAETEFETYAVDTPGDLELLP, encoded by the coding sequence ATGAACATTCTCGGCATCATTCCTGCACGCTACGCATCATCCCGTTTTCCCGGTAAACCATTAGTTGATATTGCCGGTAAAAGCATGATTCAGCGCGTATATGAGCAGGCCGGTAAATGTGCCGACCTTACCGATGTTATTGTAGCCACTGATGATGACCGCATATTTGACCACGTTATAAATTTTGGCGGTAAGGCTATCATGACTGCCGATTACCACCAAAGTGGAACAGACCGTTGCGCACAGGTAGCGGCTATACACAAAGACTATGACGTTATTATCAATATACAAGGGGATGAACCTTATATCGAACCTGAGCAAATAAGCAAACTCGCTGCCTGTTTTGAAGCGCCCGACGCGCAAATAGCCACACTCATCAAACGCATTAAAACAGAACACGAACTACACAATCCTAATTCGCCAAAGGTGGTAGTAAACAAACTGAACGAGGCGGTTTATTTTTCGCGTTCGGCATTACCGCATATCAGGGGAGAACAGCCGGAAAACTGGCTGGAATTTTTTGCCTACTATAAGCATATCGGCATTTACGGTTATCGTGCTGATATTTTACAGCAGATCACCAAGTTGGAAGTTTCATCACTTGAAAAGGCCGAAGCGCTTGAACAACTACGATGGATCGAGAACGGGTACCGCATAAAAGTTGCTGAAACAGAATTTGAAACTTATGCGGTAGATACTCCGGGTGATCTGGAGTTGTTACCGTAG
- a CDS encoding deoxynucleoside kinase: protein MHIAIVGNIGAGKTTLTEMLAKNYGWDPLFEAVDNNPYLEDFYSDMKRWSFNLQIYFLNSRYRQIIEIQKSGRNILQDRTIYEDAYIFAENLHDMGLMTTRDYENYTSIFDNITEYIKPPDLLVYLKASVPTLVNNIQRRGREYEIGIRIDYLSKLNEKYDKWIANYNLGKLLILDKDNLDFANNTEDMATIVEAIEREVNGLF, encoded by the coding sequence ATGCATATAGCTATTGTTGGAAATATAGGTGCCGGAAAAACCACGCTCACCGAAATGCTGGCCAAAAATTATGGCTGGGATCCGCTTTTTGAAGCCGTTGATAATAACCCTTACCTGGAGGATTTTTATAGCGACATGAAGCGTTGGAGCTTTAACCTGCAAATATATTTCCTGAACAGCCGCTATCGCCAGATCATTGAGATACAAAAAAGCGGTCGCAACATTCTGCAGGACAGAACCATTTATGAGGATGCCTACATATTTGCGGAAAACCTGCACGATATGGGCCTGATGACCACCCGCGACTACGAAAATTATACATCTATATTCGATAACATTACCGAATACATTAAACCTCCTGATCTGTTGGTTTATCTCAAGGCTTCGGTGCCAACCCTGGTTAACAATATTCAACGCAGAGGCAGGGAATATGAAATAGGCATCCGTATTGATTATTTATCAAAACTCAATGAAAAGTATGATAAATGGATAGCTAATTACAACTTGGGCAAACTTTTGATATTAGATAAAGACAATCTGGATTTTGCCAATAATACCGAAGATATGGCCACTATTGTTGAAGCTATTGAAAGGGAAGTTAACGGGCTGTTTTAG
- a CDS encoding CTP synthase encodes MTKYIFVTGGVTSSLGKGIISASLAKLLQSRGYRVTIQKFDPYINIDPGTLNPYEHGECYVTEDGAETDLDLGHYERFLNTPTSQANNITTGRIYQNVINKEREGAFLGKTVQVVPHITDEIKRNIRLLGENGEYDIVITELGGTVGDIESLPYIEAVRQFRWEEGSNNSLVIHLTLVPYLAAAGELKTKPTQHSVKMLLEYGIQPDILVCRTEHHLTADLRKKIALFCNVNINAVIESIDAPSIYDVPLLMLKEQLDKTVLTKLKLPHKAEPNLESWKDFLGRLKNPTSDVCVGLVGKYVELPDAYKSIIESFIHAGAKNECKVKVKYIPSEELTPQNAVEKLQGLHGVLVAPGFGERGFEGKIAAIKHVRENNIPFFGICLGMQCAVVEYGRNVLGLEGASSTEMNSHTAHPVIAMMEEQKKVVNKGGTMRLGSYPCDLKKGTKAHAIYGKLHITERHRHRYEFNNDYLKQYEDAGMTPSGFNPQNNLVEIVELKNHPFFVGAQFHPELKSTVANPHPLFINFVAASMAYARKK; translated from the coding sequence ATGACCAAATACATATTTGTTACGGGCGGTGTAACCTCTTCGTTAGGGAAAGGTATTATATCTGCATCTCTTGCCAAATTACTTCAATCTCGCGGTTACCGCGTAACCATCCAAAAGTTTGACCCCTACATTAACATTGATCCCGGAACGCTGAACCCTTATGAGCACGGTGAATGTTATGTTACCGAAGATGGAGCCGAAACCGATCTGGATCTTGGTCATTACGAGCGCTTTTTAAATACCCCAACATCTCAGGCAAACAACATTACCACCGGTCGTATTTACCAAAACGTCATCAACAAAGAGCGTGAAGGCGCCTTTTTAGGTAAAACGGTTCAGGTTGTACCGCACATTACCGATGAGATAAAAAGAAACATCCGTTTATTGGGTGAGAACGGCGAGTACGATATTGTTATTACTGAATTAGGCGGTACCGTAGGCGATATTGAGTCGTTGCCATACATTGAGGCTGTGCGTCAGTTCAGGTGGGAAGAAGGTTCCAACAATTCGTTAGTTATTCATTTAACGTTAGTACCTTATTTAGCCGCTGCCGGCGAGTTAAAAACCAAGCCAACACAGCACTCCGTTAAAATGTTGCTGGAGTATGGTATACAGCCGGATATATTGGTTTGCCGTACCGAACACCACTTAACTGCCGATCTGAGAAAAAAAATTGCACTTTTTTGTAACGTAAACATCAATGCCGTAATCGAATCAATAGATGCGCCATCAATTTATGACGTGCCTTTACTGATGTTGAAAGAGCAATTAGACAAAACCGTTTTAACAAAACTTAAACTTCCGCATAAAGCAGAACCTAACCTGGAAAGTTGGAAAGACTTTTTGGGTCGCCTGAAAAATCCTACTTCCGACGTTTGCGTTGGACTGGTAGGTAAGTATGTTGAATTACCCGATGCTTATAAATCTATTATCGAGTCGTTCATTCATGCAGGTGCTAAAAATGAGTGTAAAGTGAAAGTTAAGTACATTCCTTCGGAAGAATTAACACCTCAAAACGCGGTTGAAAAACTGCAAGGATTGCACGGTGTGTTGGTTGCTCCGGGTTTTGGAGAGCGTGGTTTTGAAGGCAAAATAGCTGCCATTAAACACGTGCGCGAAAACAATATACCATTCTTTGGCATCTGCCTGGGTATGCAATGCGCGGTTGTTGAATATGGCCGTAATGTATTAGGTTTAGAGGGAGCCAGCAGTACTGAAATGAACTCGCACACGGCGCACCCGGTTATAGCCATGATGGAAGAACAAAAAAAGGTGGTAAACAAAGGTGGAACCATGCGTTTGGGTTCATATCCGTGTGATCTGAAAAAAGGAACCAAAGCACATGCTATATATGGCAAACTGCATATTACCGAACGCCATCGCCATCGTTATGAATTTAATAACGACTACCTGAAACAATACGAAGACGCGGGAATGACGCCATCAGGCTTTAATCCGCAGAATAACCTGGTTGAGATAGTTGAATTAAAGAACCATCCGTTTTTTGTGGGGGCGCAGTTTCACCCCGAATTAAAATCAACAGTTGCTAATCCGCATCCACTTTTTATTAACTTTGTCGCCGCTTCAATGGCTTATGCCCGTAAGAAGTAA
- a CDS encoding DUF7674 family protein: MSIKTQNISNELISILKEMVPEYNYESNAFKDDGIYLFMNDFASTLAESIKQDPNSHFVSNSFNYINTIGERSDPDVINLINVGIIEILYTEQSLSRAFIAMRLSEKLSVLFHAWSEHYR; the protein is encoded by the coding sequence GTGAGCATCAAAACGCAAAATATTTCCAATGAACTCATCTCGATATTAAAAGAAATGGTTCCGGAATATAATTACGAATCCAACGCGTTTAAAGACGACGGTATTTATTTGTTTATGAATGATTTCGCATCAACTTTAGCGGAAAGCATCAAACAAGATCCAAACTCACACTTTGTAAGCAATTCTTTCAATTATATAAATACAATTGGTGAAAGAAGCGATCCGGACGTTATAAACCTCATCAATGTAGGGATAATAGAGATACTGTACACAGAGCAAAGCTTGAGTAGAGCATTTATTGCAATGAGGTTGAGCGAGAAATTAAGTGTATTATTTCATGCGTGGTCAGAGCACTATCGTTAA
- a CDS encoding ABC transporter ATP-binding protein yields the protein MKPLITIKEIGRKYVIGAEVIHALKSVSLTINKGEFVALMGPSGSGKSTLMNILGCLDTPSKGEYILNGINVSHMSDDELAEVRNSEIGFVFQTFNLLPRNTALDNVALPLVYAGVSKDDRNKRAHAALTNVGLGHRVDHKPNELSGGQRQRVAVARALINDPSIILADEPTGNLDTKTSIEIMGLLEDIHAKGNTIILVTHEEDIAMHAHRIVRMRDGLIERDEINPAPHKVDRSKLVTIDEELAATADITTKPKLTK from the coding sequence ATGAAGCCACTCATCACCATTAAAGAAATAGGCAGGAAATATGTAATAGGCGCCGAGGTTATCCATGCGCTTAAATCAGTTTCTTTAACTATTAACAAGGGTGAGTTTGTTGCCTTGATGGGGCCTTCAGGTTCGGGTAAATCAACGCTGATGAATATTTTGGGTTGTTTGGATACGCCTTCTAAAGGTGAATACATTCTGAATGGCATTAACGTTAGCCACATGAGTGATGATGAACTTGCCGAAGTGCGCAACAGTGAAATTGGTTTCGTATTTCAAACCTTCAACTTATTGCCACGTAATACGGCTTTAGATAATGTGGCACTTCCGCTGGTTTACGCGGGTGTTAGCAAAGACGACCGTAACAAACGCGCGCATGCCGCTTTAACCAATGTAGGTTTAGGTCACCGTGTTGACCACAAGCCTAATGAGCTTTCGGGTGGTCAGCGTCAGCGTGTTGCAGTTGCAAGGGCGCTTATTAATGATCCGTCAATCATTTTAGCAGATGAGCCGACCGGTAACCTTGATACTAAAACTTCTATTGAGATAATGGGTCTGCTGGAAGATATTCACGCCAAAGGCAACACCATTATATTGGTTACGCACGAGGAAGACATTGCCATGCACGCGCACCGTATAGTGCGTATGCGCGACGGTTTAATTGAGCGCGACGAAATAAACCCGGCTCCTCACAAGGTTGACAGAAGCAAACTGGTTACTATTGATGAAGAATTGGCTGCTACGGCAGACATCACCACAAAACCCAAGCTAACCAAATAA
- the trpS gene encoding tryptophan--tRNA ligase, translating to MEIVVSGIRSTGNLHLGNYYGAIQNFVKMQHEYNCYFFIADLHSLTTHPTPANLHNNVKSVLIEYLAAGIDPEKATIYVQSDVPEVAELYLYLNMNAYLGELERSTSFKDKVRAQPDNVNAGLLTYPVLMAADILIHRATKVPVGKDQEQHLEMARTFGNRFNRLYNNDYFAEPHAFNYSNNLVKIPGLDGKGKMGKSEGEGNAIFLADAPEVIRKKVMRAVTDSGPTVENQQKPDEIQNLFDLMKVVSSQDTYGHFNNLYNTCQVRYGDLKKQLAEDMIIATAPIRDRINAIAGDTDYLAKVARLGAEKARESASKTIKEVREIIGFRSF from the coding sequence ATGGAAATTGTTGTAAGCGGTATCCGGTCAACCGGAAATCTACATTTAGGAAACTACTACGGCGCTATACAGAACTTTGTAAAAATGCAGCACGAGTACAATTGCTATTTCTTTATTGCAGATCTGCACTCGCTTACCACACACCCAACACCGGCCAATCTGCATAACAACGTTAAAAGCGTATTAATAGAATACCTGGCTGCCGGCATCGACCCTGAAAAAGCTACTATCTATGTACAGTCGGATGTGCCTGAAGTTGCTGAGCTATACCTTTATTTAAATATGAACGCCTATTTAGGCGAGTTGGAGCGCAGTACATCTTTTAAAGATAAAGTGCGTGCACAGCCTGATAACGTTAATGCGGGCTTATTAACCTACCCCGTTTTAATGGCTGCTGATATATTGATTCATCGTGCTACTAAAGTTCCAGTAGGCAAAGACCAGGAGCAGCATTTGGAGATGGCGCGTACCTTTGGTAACCGCTTTAACCGTTTATATAACAACGATTATTTTGCTGAACCACATGCGTTTAACTACAGCAATAATCTGGTAAAAATACCGGGCTTGGACGGCAAAGGCAAAATGGGAAAATCAGAGGGAGAAGGCAATGCTATTTTTCTTGCTGATGCACCTGAAGTGATCCGTAAAAAAGTAATGCGTGCGGTAACTGATAGCGGCCCAACTGTTGAAAACCAGCAAAAGCCCGATGAAATTCAAAACCTTTTTGATTTAATGAAAGTGGTATCAAGCCAGGATACTTACGGTCATTTCAACAACCTGTATAACACTTGTCAGGTGCGTTACGGCGATCTGAAAAAGCAACTGGCGGAGGATATGATCATTGCCACCGCACCAATTCGCGACAGAATAAATGCGATAGCAGGCGATACGGACTATTTAGCTAAAGTAGCCCGCTTAGGCGCCGAAAAAGCACGCGAAAGCGCTTCAAAAACTATAAAAGAAGTGCGTGAGATCATCGGATTCAGAAGTTTTTAG
- the yidC gene encoding membrane protein insertase YidC, giving the protein MDRNTFTGLFLIMIIIAGSVYFLKPSDAEIQKEKDRIHLDSLKKAGKVPAAAKTVADTIKKPAIDSAALKSPFGASLAGSEQLLTLENKDIKLKVSTRGGRIYSAELKNFKTYDKKPLILFDGTDNKFGTTLTAGSTIVNTNERYFTQVTGNGSNGITLRLSYSPTQYIDYIYTLPVEGYKVDFTVKPVGLDNVVANSNTFNINWQTAVRKQEMDMHLERQYTTVYYNGLEDGVDYLSETKDDAKEINDQKLQWVSFKAHFFSSVLIAKKGISKANLAVSTDTADHVDIKDMKATLAVERDADGSFPMQFYFGPNKYDLLQKQGFDLEKQVNLGWGPLKYINRFAVLPVFHFLEQFNWSYGLIILALTVILKLVLSPLTYKSYLSMAKMRVLKPEMDEIKAKVGEDNPTLLQQEYLKLYKKAGVNPLGGCLPLLLQMPIVIAFFRFFPSLFELRGESFLWMHDLSTYDAFIKFGFTIPFIGDHLSLMCVLMTISTLIYTYFNNQISGVTGQMKYIGYITPIIFLGALNSYPAGLNYYYFLANMFTFLQQYIIRLMVDDKKIHAQIQENKKKPESTKKKTGFAAKMEEMMRAQQQAQAKKK; this is encoded by the coding sequence ATGGATAGAAATACGTTTACAGGATTATTCCTGATCATGATCATCATAGCGGGGTCGGTTTATTTTTTAAAACCGAGCGATGCCGAGATACAGAAAGAAAAAGACAGAATACACCTGGATTCGCTGAAGAAAGCCGGAAAGGTACCGGCTGCTGCTAAAACAGTTGCCGATACAATCAAAAAACCGGCTATTGATTCGGCGGCTTTGAAAAGTCCGTTTGGCGCTTCATTAGCAGGTAGCGAGCAATTGTTAACTTTAGAAAATAAAGATATCAAACTAAAGGTAAGCACACGTGGTGGCCGCATCTACTCAGCTGAACTTAAAAACTTTAAAACTTATGATAAAAAGCCATTAATATTATTTGATGGTACTGATAATAAGTTTGGTACTACGCTAACTGCAGGTTCAACTATTGTAAATACCAATGAGCGTTACTTTACCCAGGTTACAGGCAACGGTTCAAATGGCATCACATTACGTTTAAGCTACAGCCCAACACAGTACATTGATTACATTTATACGCTACCTGTCGAAGGTTACAAGGTTGATTTTACCGTTAAACCTGTGGGCTTAGATAATGTAGTAGCTAACAGCAATACGTTTAACATTAACTGGCAGACCGCTGTGCGTAAACAGGAAATGGATATGCACCTGGAGCGTCAGTACACTACCGTTTATTATAATGGTTTAGAAGATGGCGTTGATTATTTAAGCGAAACTAAAGATGATGCTAAAGAGATAAACGACCAGAAACTGCAATGGGTATCATTCAAAGCTCACTTCTTTTCAAGTGTATTGATAGCTAAAAAAGGCATCAGCAAAGCTAATTTAGCTGTAAGTACTGATACTGCCGACCATGTGGATATTAAGGACATGAAAGCTACGCTTGCTGTTGAGCGCGATGCAGACGGTTCTTTCCCGATGCAATTTTACTTTGGCCCTAACAAATATGATCTGTTACAAAAACAAGGTTTTGACCTTGAGAAACAGGTTAACCTGGGTTGGGGACCTTTAAAATACATTAATCGTTTCGCGGTGCTACCGGTTTTTCATTTTCTGGAGCAGTTTAACTGGAGCTATGGTTTAATTATATTGGCGCTTACGGTGATATTAAAGCTGGTACTATCTCCGCTTACTTATAAATCATACCTGTCAATGGCTAAAATGCGTGTGCTAAAGCCGGAGATGGATGAGATCAAAGCTAAAGTGGGAGAGGATAACCCAACTTTATTACAACAGGAGTATTTAAAGCTCTATAAAAAGGCCGGGGTAAATCCATTAGGAGGATGTTTGCCGTTGCTGCTGCAAATGCCAATTGTTATTGCTTTCTTCAGGTTTTTCCCAAGTTTGTTTGAGTTAAGAGGTGAAAGCTTTTTGTGGATGCATGACTTATCTACTTATGACGCTTTTATAAAATTTGGTTTTACCATTCCTTTTATAGGCGACCACTTAAGCTTAATGTGTGTGCTGATGACCATATCAACACTTATTTATACTTACTTCAACAACCAAATATCAGGCGTAACCGGTCAGATGAAATATATTGGCTACATTACACCTATTATCTTCCTGGGCGCATTGAACAGCTACCCGGCAGGTTTGAACTATTACTACTTCCTGGCTAACATGTTCACCTTCTTACAGCAATATATTATCCGCTTAATGGTTGATGATAAGAAGATCCACGCGCAGATTCAGGAAAACAAAAAGAAACCTGAAAGCACCAAAAAGAAAACCGGTTTCGCCGCTAAAATGGAAGAAATGATGCGTGCGCAACAACAAGCGCAGGCGAAGAAGAAATAG